One genomic segment of Dehalogenimonas alkenigignens includes these proteins:
- a CDS encoding RrF2 family transcriptional regulator has translation MKLSTRARYGTRAMLDLAQHYGDEVVPIKDIARRQQISLPYLEHLVGPLVDAHLVQSVRGSRGGLKLAKSPDNIRLNEVVCLLEGPIEPVDCIQSPDKCNRSQFCATRDIWGDMGRAMTSVLEKTTLADLVSRQQAKVSPDSDMYYI, from the coding sequence ATGAAACTTAGCACTCGAGCCCGTTACGGTACCCGCGCCATGCTCGACCTAGCACAGCATTACGGCGACGAGGTCGTGCCTATAAAAGACATCGCCCGGCGGCAGCAGATTTCTCTACCATACTTAGAGCACTTGGTAGGTCCACTTGTTGATGCCCATCTCGTTCAATCCGTCCGCGGTTCCCGTGGCGGGCTTAAACTAGCCAAATCGCCAGACAACATCCGGTTAAACGAAGTCGTTTGCCTGCTGGAAGGTCCTATTGAGCCGGTGGATTGCATCCAGAGCCCTGATAAGTGTAACCGTTCCCAATTCTGTGCCACTAGGGATATCTGGGGCGATATGGGGCGAGCTATGACGTCGGTGTTGGAGAAAACCACCTTGGCCGATCTTGTGAGCCGTCAACAGGCCAAAGTGTCTCCTGATTCCGATATGTACTATATCTAG
- a CDS encoding metal-dependent transcriptional regulator translates to MNIDEHGEEILESLWIKTQEEKAGASAADFQARKALEQLIEDGLVVSGGDGLLYLTEKGLPEARSVVRRHRLAERLLYDVLGTRDKMMHDKACKFEHLLDKGLDENICVLLGHPKVCPHNKPIPPGKCCQAAASRPQKLVSPLSELRPGQSGTVAYLYAPEADKLQKLMAMGVLPGAPVKLIQSFPSYVFQAGMSQFATDREMSDAIYVRLTEDPVH, encoded by the coding sequence ATGAACATCGACGAGCACGGTGAAGAGATACTGGAGAGCCTGTGGATCAAGACACAGGAGGAAAAAGCCGGCGCCAGCGCCGCCGATTTTCAAGCCCGCAAAGCCCTCGAGCAGCTCATCGAGGACGGGCTGGTGGTTTCAGGCGGTGATGGTTTACTCTATTTGACTGAGAAAGGTCTGCCGGAAGCCCGCAGCGTGGTGCGGCGCCATCGCCTGGCGGAGCGCCTGTTATACGACGTCCTGGGCACCCGCGACAAGATGATGCACGACAAGGCCTGCAAGTTCGAGCATCTGCTGGATAAGGGACTCGACGAGAACATCTGCGTCCTTTTGGGGCACCCCAAAGTATGCCCGCATAACAAGCCGATCCCGCCGGGCAAATGCTGCCAGGCGGCGGCCTCCCGCCCGCAGAAGCTGGTCTCGCCGTTATCCGAACTGCGTCCAGGACAAAGCGGTACCGTCGCTTATCTCTACGCGCCGGAAGCTGACAAGCTGCAAAAGCTGATGGCGATGGGCGTCCTGCCGGGGGCGCCGGTGAAGCTGATCCAGAGTTTCCCGTCATACGTTTTCCAGGCTGGCATGAGCCAGTTCGCCACCGACCGGGAAATGTCTGACGCAATTTATGTAAGGCTGACCGAAGACCCGGTCCACTGA
- a CDS encoding Fur family transcriptional regulator, whose amino-acid sequence MPLGKTALKATGQRAVILDIIRAGKGHLDADEIYQRARKKLPRISLSTVYRALAKFKESGLVEERHLDQNHHHYEISHQEHHHHLICTRCGKVVEFTLPIVEIVGAVPQAGGFSISGGEISLTGLCPDCRQEAV is encoded by the coding sequence ATGCCGCTCGGTAAAACCGCTTTAAAAGCCACCGGGCAGCGGGCTGTCATCCTGGACATCATCCGGGCCGGCAAGGGCCATCTTGATGCCGATGAGATCTACCAGCGCGCCAGGAAAAAGCTGCCTCGGATCTCCCTTTCGACAGTTTACCGGGCGCTGGCTAAATTCAAGGAGAGCGGGCTGGTTGAGGAACGGCACCTTGACCAGAACCATCACCACTATGAGATTTCGCATCAGGAACATCATCATCACCTGATCTGCACCCGGTGCGGAAAAGTCGTCGAGTTTACGCTTCCCATAGTTGAGATTGTCGGTGCGGTGCCGCAAGCAGGCGGCTTTTCTATCAGCGGCGGCGAAATTTCGCTCACCGGGCTGTGCCCGGATTGCCGGCAGGAAGCGGTCTAA
- the rsmA gene encoding 16S rRNA (adenine(1518)-N(6)/adenine(1519)-N(6))-dimethyltransferase RsmA, protein MSDSNSDTARRAHPAVSRLSLGLETRALLERHGLAALKSMGQNFLTDRGVLDKILAAAAVEPEDTVVEVGPGLGVLTRALAERAGRVIAVELDRGMAALLRANFDGVPNVAIVEGDILKADIEALAGGAPYMVVANLPYYITSPALRHFLENPHPPGKLVVMVQKEVAQQITARPPEMSLLSVAVQFFGVPKLVSRVPAGAFYPPPRVDSALLRIDVLPVRRLCLEETAGFFKVARAGFATRRKQLVNALAGGLGIGKTEAAACLAAAGVDPSRRAETLSVDDWVALYRACRSAGA, encoded by the coding sequence ATGAGTGATTCCAATTCAGATACGGCGCGGCGGGCTCATCCGGCGGTGAGCCGGCTTTCACTGGGTCTTGAAACGCGCGCCCTGCTTGAGCGTCACGGCCTGGCTGCCCTCAAGAGCATGGGGCAGAATTTCCTCACCGACCGGGGAGTGCTGGATAAAATTCTGGCCGCCGCCGCGGTCGAGCCTGAAGATACCGTCGTCGAGGTCGGCCCCGGTTTGGGCGTACTGACCAGGGCGCTGGCTGAACGTGCCGGCCGGGTTATCGCCGTCGAATTGGACCGGGGCATGGCCGCCTTGCTCAGGGCAAACTTTGACGGGGTACCCAATGTCGCCATTGTCGAAGGCGATATTCTGAAGGCCGATATTGAAGCGCTGGCCGGCGGCGCGCCTTACATGGTCGTCGCTAATCTGCCGTATTACATTACTTCGCCGGCACTGCGCCATTTTCTTGAAAACCCCCATCCGCCAGGGAAACTGGTGGTGATGGTGCAGAAAGAGGTGGCGCAGCAGATCACCGCCCGTCCGCCGGAGATGAGCCTCCTTTCCGTAGCCGTCCAGTTTTTCGGCGTGCCGAAGCTGGTGAGCCGGGTCCCGGCCGGCGCGTTCTACCCCCCGCCCAGGGTTGACTCGGCGCTGCTCCGTATCGACGTCCTGCCGGTCCGGCGTTTATGCCTGGAGGAAACCGCCGGGTTTTTTAAGGTCGCCAGAGCCGGCTTCGCCACCCGGCGCAAACAACTGGTGAACGCGCTCGCGGGAGGGCTCGGCATCGGGAAAACTGAAGCCGCGGCATGCCTGGCGGCGGCGGGTGTAGACCCGTCCCGGCGCGCCGAGACTTTGTCAGTTGACGATTGGGTTGCCCTGTATCGAGCTTGCCGGAGCGCCGGTGCTTAA
- the cysE gene encoding serine O-acetyltransferase — protein MFKTIREDIRNVFDKDPAARGVFEVIFCYPGLHALWGYRVFHWFWKIRWHFLARWLSHWTRFLTGIEIHPGATIGKRFFIDHGMGVVIGETSVIGDDVLIYKGVVLGGTSLSKGKRHPTLENNVVIGSNATVLGNITIGEGGRVGAGSVVVKSVPPGSTVVGIPGRVVEEHKPKIVTDLEHGHLPDPVAEAVRYILAEQAKLEKRCEALEKIGGIVTPTDELKEKLEALAKEFDGGGI, from the coding sequence ATGTTTAAGACCATTCGGGAAGACATCCGGAACGTGTTCGACAAGGACCCGGCGGCCCGGGGCGTCTTCGAGGTTATCTTCTGCTATCCCGGCCTGCACGCTTTATGGGGCTATCGCGTCTTCCACTGGTTCTGGAAGATCAGGTGGCACTTTCTGGCCCGCTGGCTGTCCCACTGGACCCGCTTCCTCACCGGCATCGAAATCCACCCCGGCGCCACTATCGGCAAACGGTTCTTTATAGACCACGGCATGGGCGTAGTCATTGGCGAGACTTCTGTTATCGGCGACGATGTGCTGATCTACAAGGGCGTCGTCCTGGGCGGCACCAGCCTGTCCAAGGGCAAACGGCACCCGACCCTGGAGAACAACGTGGTCATCGGCTCCAACGCCACCGTGCTGGGCAATATCACCATCGGCGAGGGCGGCAGAGTCGGGGCGGGCTCTGTCGTGGTCAAGAGCGTGCCGCCGGGTTCCACCGTCGTTGGCATACCCGGCCGGGTTGTCGAGGAACACAAGCCCAAAATCGTCACCGACCTGGAACACGGCCATCTTCCCGACCCGGTGGCCGAAGCGGTGCGCTACATCCTGGCGGAACAGGCCAAACTGGAAAAACGCTGCGAAGCCCTTGAGAAGATCGGCGGCATCGTGACGCCTACCGACGAACTAAAAGAGAAGCTAGAAGCCCTGGCCAAGGAATTCGACGGCGGCGGGATTTGA
- a CDS encoding class I SAM-dependent methyltransferase: MPEQIQSTRIPSYYSVSFWRRWAKLYDRVVRLSFVPFGGEKRFRQKFVAMAGLKDTDRVLDICCGTGSTTALIAPEVCQGQVIGVDLSPDMLAVAQKKNVAAWVSFQRASVDALPFSEGVFDHVFCSYGLHELPREIRAAALKEVRRVLKPGGKFLALDYGLPKNIIFKLPISAFVRLFENDTAYKMMKGSLAAEIIASGLDVIFQKRALGGMFQIISSVKTTEAGNLD, from the coding sequence ATGCCGGAACAAATCCAATCCACCCGAATACCCTCGTATTACAGCGTCAGCTTCTGGCGGCGCTGGGCGAAACTTTATGACCGCGTTGTCAGGCTTTCCTTTGTCCCCTTCGGCGGGGAGAAGCGTTTCAGGCAAAAATTTGTGGCCATGGCTGGCCTCAAGGATACCGACCGGGTGCTGGACATATGCTGCGGCACGGGATCGACAACCGCGCTCATCGCCCCCGAGGTGTGCCAGGGACAGGTTATCGGGGTTGATCTTTCGCCGGATATGCTGGCCGTCGCCCAGAAAAAAAATGTGGCCGCCTGGGTCAGTTTCCAACGCGCCAGTGTCGACGCCTTGCCGTTCAGCGAAGGCGTTTTCGACCATGTCTTTTGCTCTTACGGGCTTCATGAGCTGCCCAGGGAAATCCGGGCCGCGGCGCTCAAGGAAGTTAGGCGGGTATTGAAACCCGGCGGCAAATTTCTGGCGCTGGACTACGGCCTGCCGAAAAACATCATCTTCAAGCTGCCCATTTCAGCTTTCGTCAGGCTGTTTGAGAACGACACCGCTTATAAAATGATGAAGGGCAGCCTGGCGGCGGAAATCATCGCCTCCGGGCTCGATGTGATTTTTCAGAAGCGGGCGCTCGGGGGCATGTTCCAGATTATCAGCAGCGTAAAGACAACTGAAGCGGGGAACCTTGACTGA
- a CDS encoding tyrosine-type recombinase/integrase — protein sequence MKAYLELEEIDRLAATADNLRDMLLVTMLFHLGCRVSEALGIAVGDIDLDAGTVTIKHLKSRVKLKCPKCGTSLGLTSVFCPKCGDKVEAAVKELKEHRKQRILPLDDDLIALLKEFISRGGPINRNGKRLLFGINRHRAWQIIKTLGEKAGLPRIINNESGKVHYVSPHKLRDAFAIRAMRHNDSGDGLRMLQEHLGHQSFNTTAKYRKVAGEEHRRWYDDLWKGDGHSIKA from the coding sequence ATGAAAGCCTACCTTGAGTTAGAAGAGATCGACCGCCTGGCCGCGACCGCTGATAACCTCCGCGACATGCTTCTGGTGACGATGTTGTTCCACCTCGGTTGCCGTGTTTCTGAGGCATTGGGGATCGCGGTCGGCGACATTGATCTCGATGCTGGCACCGTCACCATCAAACATCTGAAATCCCGCGTCAAGCTCAAATGCCCCAAGTGCGGTACTTCTCTTGGTTTGACCTCGGTCTTCTGCCCTAAATGCGGCGATAAGGTCGAGGCCGCAGTGAAGGAACTCAAGGAACATCGGAAGCAGCGAATTCTCCCATTGGATGATGATCTGATCGCCCTCCTAAAGGAATTCATCTCGCGTGGAGGTCCGATTAACCGTAACGGCAAGCGACTCCTTTTTGGAATCAACAGGCATCGAGCCTGGCAGATCATTAAAACACTTGGAGAAAAAGCCGGGTTGCCGCGGATCATAAATAATGAATCTGGCAAGGTGCATTACGTGTCGCCCCATAAACTGAGGGATGCCTTCGCCATTCGCGCGATGAGACACAACGACTCCGGCGATGGCCTAAGAATGCTCCAGGAACACCTTGGTCATCAGAGCTTCAACACCACCGCCAAATACCGCAAAGTCGCCGGTGAAGAACACCGCCGCTGGTACGATGATTTGTGGAAGGGCGATGGGCATTCCATTAAAGCCTAA
- the nadA gene encoding quinolinate synthase NadA — protein sequence MNTDSIANKIRTLAAEKGAVILAHNYQLGEIQDIADFVGDSLELSQRAAEVRAKIIVFCGVHFMAETAAIISPESKVLLPDAHAGCPMADMITAAGLRRMKDELPGRPVVCYVNSTAGVKAESDICCTSANAVKVVESLPEDEIIFVPDQYLGFYVQQQTNKRIHFWPGYCPTHARILPEYILELKAEHPGARAMVHPECRPEVAAVADAVLSTGGMIRYARDPGVKEFIVGTEMGIIHRLRKENPGKKFYPVSEQAVCPNMKLITLDKVLYTLETEAPRVEVEEEVAVKARRAIERMLEVKV from the coding sequence ATGAATACCGACAGCATCGCCAACAAAATCAGGACTTTAGCCGCTGAGAAAGGCGCCGTCATCCTGGCCCACAACTACCAGCTGGGCGAGATACAGGATATCGCCGATTTCGTCGGCGACTCGCTGGAGCTGTCGCAGCGGGCAGCTGAAGTCAGGGCCAAAATCATCGTCTTCTGCGGCGTTCACTTCATGGCCGAGACGGCAGCCATCATCTCGCCGGAGTCCAAAGTGCTGTTGCCGGACGCCCATGCCGGCTGCCCCATGGCCGACATGATCACCGCCGCCGGCCTGCGGCGGATGAAGGACGAACTGCCGGGCCGGCCGGTGGTGTGCTACGTCAATTCCACCGCCGGAGTGAAAGCCGAAAGCGACATCTGCTGCACCTCGGCCAACGCGGTCAAAGTCGTTGAGAGCCTGCCGGAGGATGAGATTATTTTCGTCCCCGACCAGTACCTTGGCTTCTACGTCCAGCAGCAGACGAACAAAAGAATTCATTTCTGGCCGGGCTACTGCCCCACCCACGCCCGTATCCTGCCGGAGTACATACTTGAACTCAAAGCCGAGCATCCCGGCGCCAGGGCTATGGTCCATCCGGAGTGCCGGCCGGAGGTGGCGGCGGTCGCCGACGCCGTTTTATCTACCGGCGGCATGATCCGTTATGCCCGCGACCCGGGGGTCAAGGAGTTCATCGTCGGCACGGAGATGGGCATCATCCACCGCCTCAGGAAGGAGAACCCAGGCAAGAAGTTCTATCCGGTTTCCGAGCAGGCGGTGTGCCCCAACATGAAGCTGATCACGCTCGATAAAGTGCTTTATACGCTGGAGACCGAGGCACCCCGGGTGGAGGTGGAAGAGGAAGTCGCGGTAAAAGCCCGCCGGGCAATCGAGAGAATGCTGGAGGTCAAGGTTTAG
- the fdhD gene encoding formate dehydrogenase accessory sulfurtransferase FdhD, with protein sequence MTDNTVRLDVTRVSEATAEPVGDEVAREAALTIFFNDMELVTMLCSPAEENYLAAGFLAAEGLIESAGDITSMTIDGVRGIARVTAKSSGEAGRIWKRFISSGCGRGATFYSAADVASPPVVSSMKLHPDQIYRLMKDFQERSEVFKTTGGVHAAALAAPGGIELFSEDIGRHNAVDKVFGRCLIEGIGTKDRMLLVSGRISSEILLKTARRGIPFLISRSAPTDSGVKLAEKLGITLIGFVRGHRMNIYANPERLVTVKGPGTGDHE encoded by the coding sequence TTGACTGATAACACCGTCAGGTTAGACGTCACCCGCGTGTCAGAGGCAACGGCGGAACCTGTCGGCGACGAGGTCGCGCGGGAGGCGGCGCTGACCATATTTTTCAACGATATGGAACTGGTGACCATGCTTTGTTCCCCAGCCGAGGAGAACTATCTGGCGGCCGGGTTTTTAGCCGCCGAGGGACTTATCGAGTCGGCCGGGGATATCACCTCGATGACCATTGACGGGGTACGCGGCATCGCCAGGGTAACGGCAAAAAGCAGCGGCGAGGCGGGGCGGATCTGGAAACGCTTCATCTCCTCCGGCTGCGGCCGGGGAGCGACATTCTACTCCGCCGCCGATGTTGCCAGCCCGCCGGTTGTTTCCTCGATGAAGCTGCACCCCGACCAGATCTACCGATTGATGAAAGATTTCCAGGAGAGAAGCGAGGTTTTTAAGACGACCGGCGGCGTCCACGCCGCCGCCCTGGCGGCTCCCGGCGGCATCGAGTTGTTTTCCGAGGATATCGGCCGGCACAATGCCGTCGACAAGGTTTTCGGCCGGTGCCTCATCGAGGGCATCGGGACAAAAGACAGGATGCTGCTGGTTTCCGGGCGCATCTCGTCCGAGATACTCCTCAAGACCGCCCGGCGCGGCATACCATTCCTCATTTCCCGGAGCGCTCCCACCGATTCCGGGGTGAAGCTGGCCGAAAAACTGGGCATCACCCTCATCGGCTTCGTGCGCGGCCATCGGATGAACATCTACGCCAACCCGGAACGGTTAGTCACTGTTAAGGGGCCCGGCACCGGGGATCATGAATGA
- a CDS encoding DNA polymerase III subunit beta, translating into MADKVNLLGFTLGRKGFLTYLRALGGSNIIKVVPSGGDASESRVTGKCLKVVCGANTAYLTNNEWTGDRTSPSYCELKVSPRYSIVPNLGALELSEALERVLTFTSSQSSRPVLQGVCLKAKDGKLDMVSADGYRLAIATLDLDGEGTAVIHRDELRGIAQALKRARRVRLAFETDEPTKRTYLILETELIRYRWSGMSGDYPDHKPLIPTGFKTSVSLESTETLKAIASLKVLTDVKGCPVDLTIGDGKVIMSATDDKGVTELSAETTGEPVRLRLDGGFFADALKACGGMVELNITEPHLPTLFKADGLQLVVMPMAVGKPQPKAEVKAEVKAPEPVKVEPPKEAAAVEPVKVEAPKVAETKPDKEVEEAVAEARAITEKPKMPRIAKKIAREAVAV; encoded by the coding sequence TTGGCCGATAAGGTGAACCTACTCGGTTTCACCCTAGGCCGCAAAGGCTTCCTTACCTACCTTAGAGCATTGGGTGGTAGCAACATCATAAAGGTTGTCCCGTCCGGCGGTGATGCCAGCGAATCGCGGGTCACTGGTAAATGCTTAAAGGTAGTCTGCGGCGCAAACACGGCCTACCTTACCAACAACGAATGGACCGGCGATCGTACCAGTCCGAGCTACTGCGAGCTTAAGGTCAGTCCCCGCTACTCCATAGTACCGAACCTCGGTGCTTTGGAGCTATCCGAAGCATTGGAGCGGGTGCTTACTTTCACGTCATCCCAAAGCTCGCGGCCAGTCCTTCAAGGCGTCTGCCTGAAAGCAAAGGACGGCAAGCTCGACATGGTATCCGCCGACGGCTACCGACTCGCCATCGCCACGCTCGACCTCGACGGCGAAGGGACTGCGGTCATCCATCGGGACGAGCTACGGGGTATCGCCCAGGCGCTAAAGCGTGCCAGGCGGGTACGCCTCGCCTTTGAAACGGACGAACCGACCAAGCGGACATACCTTATTCTCGAAACGGAGCTAATCCGTTACCGATGGTCTGGCATGAGCGGCGACTATCCCGACCACAAGCCTCTCATCCCGACCGGCTTCAAAACATCGGTAAGCCTCGAAAGCACGGAAACGCTGAAAGCCATCGCAAGTCTTAAGGTGCTGACCGACGTGAAGGGCTGTCCGGTAGACCTCACCATCGGGGACGGCAAGGTCATCATGTCGGCAACCGACGACAAGGGTGTAACCGAGCTGTCCGCCGAAACCACTGGCGAACCGGTGCGCTTAAGGCTTGACGGCGGCTTTTTTGCCGACGCCCTGAAAGCCTGTGGCGGCATGGTGGAACTTAACATCACCGAGCCGCACTTGCCGACGCTCTTCAAGGCCGACGGATTACAACTTGTTGTAATGCCGATGGCGGTGGGCAAGCCGCAACCGAAAGCCGAGGTCAAGGCCGAGGTGAAAGCGCCGGAGCCAGTGAAAGTCGAGCCACCGAAAGAAGCGGCGGCAGTTGAGCCGGTCAAGGTGGAAGCGCCGAAGGTGGCCGAGACTAAGCCGGACAAAGAGGTCGAAGAAGCGGTAGCCGAGGCAAGAGCCATCACCGAGAAACCCAAGATGCCGAGGATAGCCAAGAAAATCGCAAGGGAAGCTGTCGCGGTCTAA
- the cutA gene encoding divalent-cation tolerance protein CutA, whose protein sequence is MNDFNHVLIMVTAADNEEARLIAKVLLEQKKAACVSIMDGMNSSYWWKGGIENATESLLMVKTQAGLLGVVVETVREIHSYDNPEIIALPVIGGSEAYFEWLDESLEAKADEPAAP, encoded by the coding sequence GTGAATGATTTCAATCACGTCCTGATTATGGTCACCGCGGCGGACAACGAAGAGGCCAGGCTTATCGCCAAGGTGCTGCTGGAACAAAAAAAAGCGGCCTGCGTCAGCATTATGGACGGCATGAACTCAAGCTACTGGTGGAAGGGCGGCATCGAAAACGCCACTGAGAGCCTGCTCATGGTCAAGACCCAGGCCGGACTCCTTGGCGTAGTTGTCGAGACTGTCAGAGAGATACACAGCTACGACAACCCCGAGATCATCGCCCTGCCGGTCATCGGAGGTTCGGAGGCATACTTCGAATGGCTGGACGAGTCGCTGGAGGCGAAGGCCGACGAACCCGCCGCTCCGTAG
- the feoB gene encoding ferrous iron transport protein B translates to MSARRSEPADMPVESCPACHAPNQHRRRRGHRLEMTGAPSLKIALVGSPNVGKSSVFHALTGRRVIISNYPGTTVDIFRGQAVFNSRPVEVIDTPGMYSLHSITEEERVARAILLQEKPDVVLHVIDAKNLERMLPMTFQLIEAGLPVIVVLNMMDEASAHGIGIDTGKLAAELGVPVIGTAASLGHGITELKQAILDYRAISLALPIVYDELIENAVADLKPLVSGSPPAERISSRSIALLLLRQDGQIRQSATEGEGSDGSRIDAIVDRARLSMNQAPAYVLAVAQQRAASKLAASVMSQQVPGRLRFGERLSRAMMHPFTGGLILAAVLYAMYFIVGVFGAGTLVGLLEEKVFGQLINPFFQNTLQNLIPIQLISDLFVGDYGIITLGITYAIGIILPIVSTFFIVFSMIEDSGYLPRLAMLIDRVFKFIGLNGRAVIPIVLGLGCDTMATIVTRTQETKRERVITTLLLALAIPCSAQLGVIFGILSVSTGMLLTWLGVVGAVFILVGWLASRIIPGQRACFYMEVPPLRLPRLSNVLQKTYARLEWYLKEVIPFFIVASVVLWAGDAAGLLDILISGLKPVVEFVGIPAEAAVAFVIGFFRRDFGAAGLYDLTAQGLLFGNALLVSAVVMTLFVPCIAQFMVMIKERGWKTAVAIAGFIFPFAFLVGLGLDRALKFLGVSL, encoded by the coding sequence ATGTCCGCCAGGAGATCTGAACCTGCCGATATGCCTGTCGAAAGCTGCCCCGCCTGCCATGCCCCGAACCAGCACCGCCGGCGCCGCGGACACCGGCTTGAGATGACCGGCGCACCCTCCTTGAAGATCGCCCTGGTCGGCAGCCCCAACGTCGGCAAGAGTTCCGTTTTCCACGCCCTGACCGGACGGCGCGTCATCATTTCCAACTACCCCGGCACTACCGTTGACATCTTCCGCGGCCAGGCCGTTTTCAACAGCCGCCCGGTGGAGGTTATCGACACCCCCGGCATGTACTCCCTGCACTCCATTACCGAGGAGGAGCGGGTAGCCCGGGCTATCCTGCTCCAGGAGAAGCCGGACGTGGTGCTTCACGTCATCGACGCCAAAAACCTGGAGCGGATGCTGCCGATGACCTTCCAGCTCATCGAGGCGGGACTACCGGTCATCGTCGTCCTGAACATGATGGACGAGGCGTCAGCCCACGGCATCGGCATCGATACCGGGAAACTTGCCGCCGAACTGGGTGTTCCGGTCATCGGCACCGCGGCATCCCTCGGGCATGGCATTACCGAACTCAAACAGGCAATTCTGGATTACAGAGCCATCAGCCTGGCGCTGCCGATAGTCTATGATGAATTAATTGAAAACGCCGTCGCCGATCTGAAGCCGCTGGTCAGCGGCAGCCCGCCGGCCGAGCGCATTTCCAGCCGGTCGATCGCTTTACTGCTATTAAGGCAGGATGGGCAAATTCGGCAATCGGCAACCGAGGGCGAAGGGTCGGACGGTTCGCGAATCGATGCCATCGTTGACCGCGCCAGGCTTTCGATGAATCAGGCGCCGGCTTACGTTCTGGCGGTGGCCCAGCAGCGGGCGGCTTCGAAACTGGCCGCGAGCGTCATGTCGCAGCAGGTGCCCGGCAGACTGCGCTTCGGCGAGCGGTTGTCCCGAGCAATGATGCACCCCTTCACCGGCGGGCTCATCCTGGCGGCGGTGCTGTACGCCATGTATTTCATTGTCGGCGTCTTCGGCGCCGGTACGCTAGTCGGGCTGCTGGAGGAGAAGGTCTTCGGCCAGCTCATCAATCCCTTCTTTCAAAATACGCTGCAGAATCTGATACCGATCCAGCTCATTTCCGACCTCTTCGTCGGCGACTACGGCATCATCACATTAGGCATCACCTACGCCATCGGCATCATCCTGCCCATCGTTTCCACCTTTTTCATCGTCTTTTCGATGATCGAGGACTCCGGCTACCTGCCGCGGCTGGCAATGCTCATTGACCGCGTCTTCAAGTTTATCGGCTTGAACGGGCGGGCGGTCATTCCCATCGTCCTGGGCCTGGGCTGCGACACTATGGCCACCATCGTCACCCGCACCCAGGAAACGAAACGCGAGCGGGTTATCACCACCCTGCTCCTGGCGCTGGCCATTCCCTGTTCCGCCCAGCTTGGCGTCATTTTCGGCATCCTGTCCGTCTCCACCGGCATGCTGCTGACCTGGCTTGGCGTGGTCGGCGCGGTTTTTATCCTGGTTGGCTGGCTGGCTTCCAGAATCATCCCGGGCCAGCGTGCCTGCTTCTACATGGAGGTGCCGCCCCTGCGGCTGCCGCGCCTGTCCAACGTGCTGCAAAAAACCTACGCCCGGCTGGAGTGGTATTTGAAAGAGGTCATCCCCTTCTTCATCGTGGCCAGCGTGGTGTTGTGGGCCGGCGATGCCGCCGGCCTCCTCGACATTCTGATTAGCGGACTTAAACCGGTCGTTGAGTTCGTCGGCATCCCCGCCGAGGCGGCGGTGGCTTTCGTCATCGGCTTCTTCCGCCGGGACTTCGGCGCCGCCGGGCTGTATGATCTGACCGCCCAGGGGCTGCTCTTCGGCAACGCCCTTCTGGTATCGGCGGTAGTCATGACCCTGTTCGTGCCGTGTATCGCCCAGTTCATGGTCATGATCAAGGAGCGGGGCTGGAAGACGGCGGTAGCTATTGCCGGCTTCATCTTTCCCTTCGCCTTCCTGGTTGGCCTGGGACTCGACCGGGCCTTGAAGTTCCTCGGAGTCAGCCTGTGA